The Desulfobacteraceae bacterium genome includes a region encoding these proteins:
- a CDS encoding metal-dependent transcriptional regulator: MSCSAPLSASMEDYLEAIYHIVAEKQAARAKDIAQRLKVNNSSVTGALRALSEKGLINYAPYDVITLTSEGKQLAEEIVRKHEALKDFFTTILHISEEEAEKAACGMEHTVSPNILDRLMRFTEFMEICPRGGVSWIDNFWENVEKGCDRMEPYEDCQRCIQDCLAEFDAKKAQIDASEGETVLRDLTRGQRCKLLKIRGRGDVNRKLKAIGAARGSIFEVENVNSPDRVMDVKVKGYHISLRQDETAKIVVEPLG; encoded by the coding sequence ATGAGCTGCAGTGCCCCCCTCAGCGCCAGCATGGAAGACTACCTCGAAGCGATCTACCACATCGTGGCCGAGAAGCAGGCCGCCCGGGCCAAGGACATCGCCCAGCGCCTGAAGGTCAACAATTCCTCGGTCACCGGCGCCTTGCGGGCCCTCTCGGAAAAGGGGCTCATCAACTACGCCCCCTACGACGTCATCACCCTCACCTCCGAGGGAAAGCAGCTGGCCGAAGAGATCGTTCGCAAACATGAGGCGTTGAAGGATTTTTTCACCACGATTCTGCACATCAGTGAGGAGGAGGCCGAGAAGGCCGCCTGTGGCATGGAGCACACGGTTTCGCCCAACATCCTCGACCGGCTGATGCGCTTCACCGAATTTATGGAGATCTGCCCCCGGGGCGGGGTGAGCTGGATCGACAATTTCTGGGAAAACGTGGAGAAGGGCTGCGACCGGATGGAGCCTTACGAAGACTGTCAGCGCTGCATCCAGGACTGCCTGGCGGAGTTCGATGCCAAAAAGGCCCAGATCGACGCCAGCGAGGGCGAGACGGTCCTGCGCGACCTCACCCGCGGCCAGCGCTGCAAACTGCTGAAAATCAGGGGCCGCGGCGATGTCAACCGCAAACTCAAGGCCATCGGCGCAGCCCGGGGCAGCATTTTCGAAGTCGAAAACGTCAACAGCCCGGACCGGGTGATGGACGTCAAGGTCAAGGGCTATCACATCTCCCTGCGCCAGGACGAAACCGCCAAAATCGTGGTGGAACCCCTGGGCTGA
- the feoB gene encoding ferrous iron transport protein B translates to MKAFADMTPPAKRLTIALAGNPNSGKTTIFNNLTGTRQKVGNWPGVTVEKKEGIIQRDGYALKIVDLPGTYSLTPFSIEEIVARDFVLEAHPDVVIDIIDASNLERSLYLATQVRELDCKVLFALNMADLARSRGIKIDAGKLSELLEVPVVFTVGNKNEGIDALVGQAIALSERGAAAAPSRKVKYSKDIEAAIGALRDFMTARSDFSPPYEPRWTAIKLLEDDKIVKARVLEKAGAFGSEILAETARLRSRLRDRFDEDPEILMTDERYGFIAGIVKEVMTTSTRQRVDISRNIDLVLTNRFLGFPIFFFFIWAMFQLTFTLGAYPMDWIDAGVGWVAQGFRALLPEGLLKDLVLDGIIAGVGSIIVFLPNILILFFFIALFEDTGYMARAAFLMDRIMHLIGLHGKSFIPMLMGFGCNVPAVMAARALESEKDRKLTILITPFMSCSAKLPVYIILAGAFFGPRAGTVIFAIYLTGILVSIVTGRLMRSTLLRGADAPFVMELPPYRVPMLKSLMIHMWDRSKIFLRKMGGIILAGAVIVWFLTAFPRQIEYATDHAAQAKRIDAAFSERLLNAPPEARAAIAAEHRAALAAVESAREAERIEKSYIGRIGRALEPVFAPIGISWRGGVALLTGFVAKEIVISTLGVLHAVDSADEGDALQRALHRAGMTPLSALAMMVFVLLYLPCLATIAAIRRETGSLRWMAFSIVYSTSLAWLAAFGVWQGGRLLGFS, encoded by the coding sequence TTGAAAGCCTTCGCTGACATGACCCCTCCCGCCAAACGCCTCACCATCGCCCTGGCCGGCAACCCCAATTCCGGCAAAACCACGATTTTCAACAACCTCACCGGCACCCGCCAGAAGGTCGGCAACTGGCCGGGGGTAACCGTCGAGAAGAAGGAAGGCATCATCCAGCGCGACGGCTACGCGCTCAAGATCGTCGATTTGCCGGGGACCTACAGCTTGACGCCGTTTTCCATCGAAGAAATCGTCGCCCGCGATTTCGTGCTGGAGGCGCATCCCGACGTCGTCATCGACATCATCGACGCCTCCAACCTGGAGCGCAGCCTCTATCTGGCCACCCAGGTCCGGGAGCTGGACTGCAAGGTGCTCTTTGCCCTCAACATGGCCGACCTGGCCCGTTCGCGGGGCATCAAGATCGACGCCGGAAAGCTTTCGGAGCTGCTCGAGGTGCCGGTGGTCTTCACCGTCGGCAACAAGAACGAGGGCATCGACGCGCTGGTCGGCCAGGCCATCGCGCTCTCGGAGCGCGGGGCGGCGGCCGCGCCCAGTCGCAAGGTCAAGTACAGCAAGGATATCGAAGCGGCGATCGGCGCCCTGCGGGATTTCATGACCGCCCGCAGCGACTTTTCGCCGCCCTACGAACCGCGCTGGACGGCGATCAAGCTGCTCGAGGACGACAAGATCGTCAAAGCGCGTGTGCTGGAAAAGGCCGGCGCCTTCGGTTCCGAGATTCTGGCCGAAACCGCGCGGCTGCGCAGCCGCCTGAGGGACCGCTTCGACGAGGACCCCGAAATCCTGATGACCGATGAGCGCTACGGGTTCATCGCCGGGATCGTCAAGGAGGTGATGACCACCTCCACGCGGCAGCGGGTGGACATCTCCCGCAACATCGACCTGGTGCTCACCAACCGCTTTCTCGGTTTCCCGATCTTCTTTTTTTTCATCTGGGCCATGTTCCAGCTGACCTTCACCCTGGGGGCCTATCCCATGGATTGGATCGATGCCGGTGTCGGCTGGGTCGCCCAGGGGTTCAGGGCCCTGCTGCCCGAGGGGTTGCTGAAGGACCTGGTGCTCGACGGCATCATCGCCGGGGTGGGCAGCATCATCGTTTTTTTGCCCAACATTCTGATCCTCTTCTTTTTCATCGCCCTTTTCGAAGACACCGGCTACATGGCCCGGGCCGCCTTCCTGATGGACCGGATCATGCACCTCATCGGGCTGCACGGCAAGTCCTTCATTCCCATGCTGATGGGGTTCGGCTGCAACGTGCCGGCGGTCATGGCCGCCCGTGCCCTGGAGAGCGAGAAGGACCGCAAACTCACCATCCTGATCACGCCCTTCATGTCCTGTTCGGCCAAACTGCCGGTCTACATCATTCTGGCCGGGGCCTTTTTCGGCCCGCGGGCCGGGACGGTGATCTTTGCGATCTATCTGACCGGAATTCTGGTTTCGATCGTCACCGGACGGTTGATGCGCTCCACCCTCCTGCGCGGGGCCGATGCCCCCTTCGTGATGGAACTGCCGCCTTACCGGGTGCCGATGCTCAAAAGCCTGATGATTCACATGTGGGACCGCAGCAAAATCTTTCTGCGCAAGATGGGCGGGATCATTCTGGCGGGAGCGGTGATCGTCTGGTTTCTGACCGCATTCCCGCGCCAGATCGAATACGCCACCGACCACGCGGCGCAAGCCAAGCGGATCGACGCGGCCTTCAGCGAGCGCCTTCTCAACGCCCCACCCGAGGCGCGCGCGGCCATCGCGGCGGAACACCGCGCGGCGCTCGCCGCAGTTGAAAGCGCCCGGGAGGCCGAGCGCATCGAAAAGTCCTATATCGGGCGGATCGGCCGGGCGCTGGAACCCGTTTTCGCCCCCATCGGCATCAGCTGGCGCGGCGGTGTGGCCCTGCTGACGGGGTTTGTGGCCAAGGAGATCGTCATCAGCACCCTGGGGGTGCTGCACGCCGTGGACTCGGCCGACGAGGGCGACGCCCTCCAACGCGCCCTCCACAGGGCCGGCATGACGCCCCTTTCGGCCTTGGCGATGATGGTTTTCGTGCTCCTCTATCTGCCGTGCCTGGCCACCATCGCGGCCATCCGGCGGGAAACCGGCTCGCTGCGCTGGATGGCCTTCAGCATCGTCTACAGCACTTCTCTGGCCTGGCTGGCGGCTTTCGGGGTGTGGCAGGGGGGGCGGCTGCTGGGATTCAGCTGA
- a CDS encoding ferrous iron transport protein A, giving the protein MRLSEMREGQQATIVRIGGNGALRRRILEMGMIKGTEIRVEKYAPLKDPIEIVVKGAHLSLRVEEAAQITVESLR; this is encoded by the coding sequence ATGCGTTTGAGTGAAATGCGGGAAGGACAGCAGGCGACGATCGTCCGCATCGGCGGCAACGGGGCCCTGCGGCGGCGCATCCTGGAGATGGGGATGATCAAGGGGACGGAGATCCGGGTGGAGAAATACGCGCCATTGAAGGACCCCATCGAAATCGTGGTCAAGGGCGCGCACCTCTCCCTGCGGGTGGAGGAGGCGGCCCAGATAACCGTTGAAAGCCTTCGCTGA
- a CDS encoding heavy-metal-associated domain-containing protein, with amino-acid sequence METHTFSIPNISCGHCTRTIENELAEIAGVLSVAGDPQAKAVTVAWEAPASRAKILQILREINYPAAE; translated from the coding sequence ATGGAAACCCACACCTTTTCAATCCCCAATATTTCCTGCGGGCACTGTACGCGCACCATTGAAAACGAGCTGGCCGAGATCGCCGGGGTCCTTTCAGTGGCCGGCGACCCCCAGGCCAAGGCCGTCACGGTTGCCTGGGAGGCGCCGGCCAGCCGCGCCAAGATCCTGCAGATACTGCGGGAGATCAACTACCCGGCGGCGGAGTGA
- a CDS encoding heavy metal translocating P-type ATPase has protein sequence MPATSINIPVAGMTCANCALNIERTVRKLAGVEAVSVNFAAERASVTFDSKAVAVKEILAQIQQAGFKVPTATVAFPVRGMTCANCARNIERSLDAKVPGVLSAAVNFASEQAVVEYLPDLASPADMAAALSAAGFEALLPEAGESVEDAEAAARRAEIRDQTRKFVVGLVLTTPLILLSMARDFALIGAWSHAPWVNWLFWALATPVQFYTGWDYYVGSWKNLRNRTANMDVLVAMGASAAYFYSMAVLLLPALGAHVYFETAAVIITLIKLGKMLESRTKGRTGAAIRKLMDLSPKTAVVLTAAGEREVSLAEVAVGDRLVVRPGQSIPVDGEVLAGRSAVDESMLSGEPLPVDKKPEDRVTGGTLNQEGVLTMRATRVGKETALAQIIRLVQEAQGSKAPIQALADRVAGVFVPTVIGVALVVFALWWAIGGAFVPAMIRLVAVLVIACPCALGLATPTAIMAGTGKGAEKGILFKSGTALETAAHLDTIVLDKTGTITAGRPAVTDLAPLGEVLESDQSLLQIAAAAEKGSEHPIGKAIVAEADRRGLSLPPAEDFKAAGGLGVSARVDGRQVRIGKPGWFEAPGGEAAAVAKIVGELQAQGKTVMVVVLDEEPAGLIAVSDTLKPDSQTAIAALHRQGLRVVMLTGDNAQTAHAIADQVGIDAVFAEVRPDEKSRQIRELREKGAKVGMVGDGINDAPALAQADVGLAIGTGTDVAIEAADVILSSGSLDGIPKAISLSRATLRTIRQNLFWAFVYNIILIPVAAGALHPLTFVPDFLRNLHPIMAALAMSLSSLTVVSNSLRLYRSA, from the coding sequence ATGCCAGCCACCAGCATCAATATTCCCGTTGCCGGGATGACCTGTGCCAACTGCGCACTCAACATCGAGCGCACCGTTCGGAAGCTTGCCGGGGTCGAAGCGGTCAGCGTGAATTTTGCCGCCGAGCGGGCGAGCGTCACCTTTGACTCCAAGGCGGTTGCCGTCAAGGAGATTCTGGCGCAGATCCAACAGGCCGGCTTCAAGGTGCCCACCGCGACGGTCGCCTTCCCGGTGCGGGGCATGACCTGCGCCAATTGCGCCCGAAACATCGAACGCAGCCTGGATGCCAAGGTCCCGGGGGTGCTCTCGGCGGCGGTTAATTTCGCCTCGGAGCAGGCCGTCGTCGAATACCTGCCCGATCTGGCGAGCCCGGCGGATATGGCCGCCGCGCTCTCAGCGGCCGGGTTTGAGGCGCTTTTGCCCGAGGCCGGGGAAAGTGTGGAAGATGCGGAGGCGGCCGCCCGGCGGGCCGAAATCCGTGACCAGACCCGCAAGTTTGTGGTGGGGCTGGTGCTGACCACACCCCTTATCCTCCTCAGCATGGCGCGGGATTTCGCTTTGATCGGCGCCTGGAGCCACGCCCCGTGGGTCAACTGGCTCTTCTGGGCACTGGCGACCCCCGTGCAGTTCTACACCGGCTGGGATTACTATGTCGGTAGCTGGAAAAACCTGCGCAACCGCACCGCCAACATGGACGTGCTGGTGGCCATGGGCGCTTCGGCGGCCTACTTCTATTCCATGGCCGTCCTGCTGCTGCCCGCACTGGGCGCGCATGTCTATTTTGAGACCGCCGCGGTGATCATCACCCTGATCAAGCTGGGCAAGATGCTGGAGTCCCGCACCAAGGGGCGCACCGGGGCGGCCATTCGCAAGCTGATGGACCTGAGCCCCAAGACCGCGGTGGTGCTGACCGCGGCGGGCGAACGGGAAGTGTCGCTGGCCGAAGTCGCGGTGGGCGACCGGCTGGTGGTGCGCCCCGGTCAGAGCATTCCGGTGGACGGCGAGGTGTTGGCGGGACGCTCGGCGGTGGACGAGTCCATGTTGAGCGGCGAGCCCCTGCCGGTGGACAAAAAGCCGGAGGATCGGGTGACCGGCGGGACTCTCAACCAGGAGGGCGTGCTCACCATGCGGGCGACCCGGGTGGGCAAGGAGACCGCGCTGGCCCAGATCATCCGCCTGGTGCAGGAGGCCCAGGGCAGCAAGGCCCCTATTCAGGCCCTGGCCGACCGAGTCGCCGGGGTGTTCGTGCCCACCGTGATCGGTGTCGCCCTGGTGGTCTTTGCGCTGTGGTGGGCCATCGGCGGGGCTTTTGTGCCGGCCATGATCCGGCTGGTGGCCGTGCTGGTGATCGCCTGCCCCTGCGCTTTAGGGCTGGCCACGCCGACGGCCATCATGGCCGGGACCGGCAAGGGGGCTGAAAAGGGGATCCTCTTCAAGAGCGGTACGGCCTTGGAGACCGCGGCGCACCTGGACACGATCGTGCTGGACAAGACCGGCACGATCACCGCCGGCCGGCCGGCGGTGACGGACCTGGCGCCGCTGGGCGAGGTCTTGGAATCGGATCAGAGCCTGCTGCAAATCGCCGCCGCGGCTGAAAAGGGTTCGGAACACCCCATCGGCAAGGCCATCGTGGCCGAGGCCGACCGGCGCGGGCTGAGCCTGCCGCCGGCGGAGGATTTCAAGGCCGCCGGCGGCTTGGGGGTGAGCGCCCGGGTTGACGGCCGCCAGGTGCGCATCGGCAAACCCGGCTGGTTTGAAGCCCCCGGAGGTGAGGCGGCCGCTGTCGCGAAAATAGTGGGCGAACTCCAAGCCCAGGGCAAAACCGTCATGGTGGTCGTGCTGGATGAAGAGCCGGCCGGGCTGATCGCCGTTTCCGACACTCTCAAGCCCGATTCCCAGACGGCGATTGCGGCCCTGCATCGCCAGGGGCTGCGGGTGGTGATGCTGACCGGGGACAACGCCCAGACCGCCCACGCCATCGCCGACCAGGTGGGCATCGATGCGGTATTTGCCGAGGTGCGGCCCGATGAGAAATCCCGCCAGATCCGAGAGCTGCGGGAAAAGGGGGCCAAGGTGGGGATGGTGGGGGACGGCATCAACGACGCGCCGGCGCTCGCCCAGGCGGATGTCGGCCTGGCGATCGGCACCGGCACCGATGTGGCCATCGAAGCCGCCGACGTGATCCTCTCCAGCGGCAGTCTGGACGGGATTCCCAAGGCCATCAGTCTCAGCCGGGCGACCCTGCGGACCATCCGGCAGAACCTTTTCTGGGCCTTCGTCTACAACATCATCCTGATTCCGGTCGCCGCCGGCGCCCTCCACCCGTTGACCTTCGTGCCGGATTTCCTGCGCAATCTGCACCCCATCATGGCCGCGCTGGCGATGTCGCTGAGCAGCCTGACGGTGGTCTCCAACAGCCTGCGGCTTTACCGCTCCGCTTGA
- a CDS encoding transcriptional repressor, with amino-acid sequence MRQLHQQEKQQFIKLFEQEKIDRFDERLRVVETFLQTEQHVTASELAALVSENGDTTDAAFVRETLNLMCHFGFARKHRFDNGVIRFEHRHLGQHHDHMVCTKCRRIIEFTDDRLERLQGQIAAAHGFHMLQHKMEIYGICSECMQSRQVEMPLAMARPGEKMVISGFRGGSAARLRLMAMGMRVGDAIEVVTNTGNGQVVVALAFNRLVIGRGLSLKILVQSPESEQHAFE; translated from the coding sequence ATGCGTCAACTGCATCAACAGGAAAAACAGCAGTTCATCAAGCTTTTCGAGCAGGAGAAAATCGACCGCTTCGATGAACGGCTGCGGGTGGTGGAAACGTTCCTGCAGACCGAGCAGCATGTCACCGCCAGCGAACTGGCGGCCTTGGTATCCGAAAACGGCGACACGACCGACGCCGCCTTCGTGCGGGAGACCCTCAACCTGATGTGCCATTTCGGCTTCGCCCGCAAACACCGGTTCGACAACGGCGTCATCCGCTTTGAACACCGGCATCTCGGCCAGCACCACGACCACATGGTCTGCACCAAATGCCGCCGGATTATCGAGTTCACCGACGACCGGCTGGAAAGGCTGCAAGGGCAGATAGCGGCGGCCCACGGGTTTCATATGCTGCAGCACAAGATGGAGATCTACGGCATCTGTTCGGAGTGCATGCAGTCCCGGCAGGTGGAGATGCCGCTGGCAATGGCGCGGCCCGGCGAGAAAATGGTGATCAGCGGCTTTCGCGGCGGCTCGGCCGCCCGCCTGCGCCTCATGGCCATGGGGATGCGGGTGGGCGACGCGATCGAGGTGGTGACCAACACCGGAAACGGGCAGGTGGTCGTGGCACTGGCCTTCAACCGCCTGGTGATCGGCCGCGGCCTGTCCCTAAAAATTTTGGTGCAAAGTCCCGAAAGTGAACAGCATGCGTTTGAGTGA